In the genome of Deinococcus deserti VCD115, one region contains:
- a CDS encoding S8 family serine peptidase, whose amino-acid sequence MRKKLNRTLGVLSLTALLAACSQQSPTAVTPNPTQATPVAEIARIGNISYVKNEVVVAYESDAGLQAAAAALNGTVVRTIPEIRTALILVSGDALKVVGKVSDLEGVRYATINTVVTPEEAPTPVLTPSGLTPQAAAADQIFDELPQYALDPRHLNARTAWDKGLTGKGVVVAVIDDPGDVTHPDLAPNWAGKAFDPVQAKTYTNGEEWKNYVKKPENSHGTFVASSIVAPKDGKGIVGVAHEAKFMPVMMFNPGAISSFNIALGAVWATNNGARVINNSWGGGISFGPVKDAFDYAMSNGTVIVASMGNSYHDEFQYPAALPGVMASGALDASNRKVTFSTSGRHISSSAPGQDTMLANPTWLGGGHRLISGTSFSSPYTAGVAALVLQKCPAATPYQVRRVMEMNADGSIGTNPNGFDRETGWGRLDAGKIAHNLTDCAALPAKGANVHISLSYVNGQGTQKGILGDVILRGQGMRAGATDDPTPLYLSPTDANGEARFSEIAPGTYDLYVAGPDLTASGGKTEERGTFIGTLTATSGSTYYNPDEKRILLPATFLDTNPTDPYEPNDTPADAKPIAYGQTTNTAYIYGKDKDYDYFKFAGTAGDQIKAEMLAAAQLGGQLDSLLYLVGPDGKVLAFNDDRGTPRIDSDSEITFTLPATGTYYLVATSWEIGGEDTADNNPFNKYKLKLAKTN is encoded by the coding sequence ATGCGTAAGAAACTGAATCGAACCCTCGGTGTACTGAGCCTGACAGCCCTCCTTGCTGCCTGCTCTCAGCAATCCCCGACAGCCGTGACCCCCAATCCCACCCAGGCCACACCCGTTGCGGAAATTGCCCGCATTGGCAACATCAGCTATGTGAAAAACGAAGTGGTTGTTGCTTACGAGAGCGATGCGGGACTGCAAGCCGCAGCTGCCGCTCTGAATGGCACAGTGGTACGCACGATTCCTGAGATCCGTACTGCTCTGATTCTGGTGAGCGGCGATGCGCTGAAGGTTGTGGGCAAGGTTTCGGATTTAGAGGGCGTGCGGTACGCCACCATCAACACCGTGGTGACCCCTGAGGAGGCCCCAACTCCGGTGCTTACGCCCAGTGGCCTGACTCCACAGGCCGCCGCAGCAGACCAGATTTTCGACGAACTGCCCCAGTATGCGCTTGACCCCCGTCATCTGAATGCCCGGACTGCCTGGGATAAGGGCCTGACGGGTAAGGGCGTTGTGGTTGCCGTTATTGACGATCCCGGCGACGTGACTCACCCTGACCTCGCGCCCAACTGGGCCGGCAAGGCCTTTGATCCGGTACAGGCCAAGACGTATACCAACGGCGAAGAGTGGAAGAACTACGTTAAGAAGCCCGAGAACTCACACGGTACGTTCGTGGCGTCCAGCATCGTCGCGCCTAAAGATGGGAAAGGCATTGTCGGTGTAGCACACGAGGCGAAGTTCATGCCCGTCATGATGTTCAACCCTGGAGCGATCTCCAGCTTCAATATTGCCCTCGGAGCAGTTTGGGCCACGAACAATGGCGCGCGTGTCATCAATAACTCCTGGGGTGGTGGCATTTCCTTCGGCCCGGTCAAGGACGCCTTCGACTACGCCATGTCCAATGGCACGGTCATCGTGGCGTCGATGGGCAACTCCTACCATGACGAGTTCCAGTACCCTGCTGCCCTTCCTGGCGTGATGGCCTCAGGTGCTCTTGACGCCAGCAACCGCAAGGTTACCTTCTCTACCAGTGGCCGTCACATTTCCAGCAGCGCTCCTGGGCAGGACACGATGCTGGCCAACCCTACGTGGCTGGGCGGTGGACACCGTCTGATCTCTGGCACGTCTTTCTCCTCGCCCTACACAGCAGGGGTGGCGGCTCTGGTACTGCAGAAGTGCCCGGCTGCGACGCCCTACCAGGTGCGCCGTGTTATGGAGATGAATGCGGATGGCAGCATCGGCACCAACCCGAATGGGTTTGACCGTGAAACCGGCTGGGGCCGACTGGATGCTGGCAAAATTGCACATAACCTCACAGACTGCGCTGCGCTGCCTGCCAAGGGTGCCAACGTGCACATCAGCTTGTCGTACGTGAATGGACAAGGAACACAGAAGGGAATCCTGGGTGACGTGATCCTGCGCGGTCAGGGTATGCGTGCCGGGGCCACCGACGACCCCACCCCGCTGTACCTGTCGCCCACGGATGCAAACGGTGAGGCGCGCTTCTCCGAAATTGCACCTGGAACGTACGACCTGTACGTTGCAGGCCCCGATCTGACGGCCAGTGGCGGAAAGACTGAGGAGCGCGGTACCTTCATTGGGACGTTGACTGCAACGAGCGGATCAACGTACTACAACCCCGACGAGAAGCGTATCTTGCTGCCTGCGACTTTCCTGGACACCAATCCGACCGACCCTTATGAGCCGAATGACACCCCGGCTGATGCCAAGCCTATTGCTTACGGTCAGACGACCAATACGGCTTACATCTACGGTAAGGACAAGGATTACGACTATTTCAAGTTCGCAGGTACTGCGGGTGACCAAATCAAGGCCGAGATGCTTGCAGCCGCGCAGCTGGGTGGTCAGTTGGATTCCCTTCTGTACCTGGTCGGGCCAGATGGCAAGGTGCTCGCCTTCAACGATGATCGTGGTACCCCCCGCATCGACAGCGATTCGGAAATCACTTTCACCCTTCCTGCCACAGGTACCTACTACCTGGTGGCTACCAGCTGGGAAATCGGTGGAGAAGACACTGCCGATAACAACCCCTTCAACAAATACAAGCTCAAACTCGCCAAAACCAACTGA
- a CDS encoding Ig-like domain-containing protein codes for MALKPFSIGSAFLLGTLLIGCGTTGTVEVDTTPPTVALGATPNSLTAAGNVVLKAEAKDNVAVTKVEFYEGDKKIGEDTTAPFEFTAALNISQNGKRTYTATAYDAAGNKTSASTEITVAISDTTAPTVTLAATPNPVTAAGNIILKAQAQDDVGITRVEFFDGAIKIGETTSAPFERTVAVNAVQNGKRTYTAIAYDAAGNKTSASAEVTVAITAATDPLRGVVVDQNIGAPVAGSSITVMQNNEVLGTVISDANGQFTLTGLSAGTYDLKARKAGMAGSDLYGVVVGTQTPSVQLVQRPAFDTTSTTDPARLTFTRADGSPLAGATFTNGVDFRIQTTADSNHVGPVRIMYAQLGRTPGSAVVTSAANASNWNFSPPQDKLGQVDSGPVNTAANIPNFIAGFGSAAGEQVYLEIMTVDFNYNYSRYIVPIKLINTNTATANTVVAPTAAAATAFTLKQEGSWTTPFSAPEQDAAPNGSGVFVEVRWCYTNTAASAKPFAFDIERSEDGTNFTKIGTVGGAANAACSTTDQAARPFNYRDTSADLTVGKTFTYRVKARGANTVASNTTQTTPLAQFMPTFIAPADETTGVSLNPTFVLGQNQTAIGADGAAYNLRVRDLMNLNGFNLPGASANALIRVEEGTGDTGNRVPVGQSLVFLSSGPVLGAPTATTRILTDTSGRYDAAKPNQYPVNTTDHTVSMPWNVLVSSPLQPLRPYKWEMYSGIAYKYAPGENNRISAYSVYTWPGAFAPINQTRPVNINWDFITGEK; via the coding sequence ATGGCTTTGAAACCATTCTCCATTGGTTCTGCATTTCTGCTTGGCACACTTTTGATTGGCTGTGGTACGACAGGAACCGTTGAGGTCGATACCACGCCCCCAACCGTGGCTCTGGGTGCCACTCCAAACTCATTGACTGCTGCTGGCAACGTCGTTCTGAAAGCGGAAGCCAAGGACAATGTCGCCGTTACGAAGGTGGAATTCTACGAAGGAGACAAGAAGATTGGCGAGGACACCACCGCTCCTTTCGAGTTCACTGCGGCGCTGAACATCAGCCAGAACGGTAAGCGGACCTATACCGCTACAGCTTATGACGCGGCGGGCAACAAGACGAGCGCCAGCACTGAAATTACAGTCGCCATCAGCGACACCACGGCACCAACGGTGACTCTGGCAGCCACTCCCAATCCTGTAACGGCTGCCGGGAACATCATTCTGAAGGCCCAGGCCCAGGACGATGTTGGTATCACCCGGGTGGAATTCTTTGATGGCGCCATCAAAATTGGGGAAACGACAAGCGCACCCTTCGAGCGAACCGTTGCTGTAAATGCTGTTCAGAATGGTAAACGTACCTATACAGCCATCGCCTATGACGCCGCAGGAAACAAGACCAGTGCCAGCGCGGAAGTCACAGTAGCAATTACGGCTGCTACTGACCCACTGCGCGGAGTCGTCGTTGACCAGAACATCGGTGCACCTGTGGCAGGCAGCAGCATCACGGTCATGCAGAACAATGAAGTTCTGGGCACGGTGATCAGCGATGCCAACGGACAATTCACGCTGACCGGTCTGAGCGCTGGAACGTATGATCTCAAAGCCCGCAAGGCTGGCATGGCCGGATCAGACCTGTACGGAGTAGTGGTGGGAACGCAGACCCCCTCTGTGCAACTGGTCCAGCGTCCGGCTTTTGACACCACCAGCACTACGGATCCTGCCAGGCTGACGTTCACCCGTGCCGATGGCAGTCCACTTGCCGGCGCTACATTCACGAACGGGGTGGACTTCCGGATCCAGACGACTGCCGACTCCAACCATGTCGGCCCTGTTCGCATCATGTACGCACAGTTGGGACGTACGCCCGGCAGCGCAGTGGTGACCAGTGCGGCCAACGCCAGCAACTGGAACTTCTCGCCCCCCCAGGACAAGCTGGGCCAGGTGGACTCTGGGCCAGTAAACACAGCGGCCAATATCCCAAACTTCATTGCCGGTTTCGGCAGCGCTGCTGGTGAACAGGTCTACCTCGAGATCATGACGGTGGATTTCAACTACAACTACTCGCGCTACATCGTGCCGATCAAGCTGATCAACACGAACACGGCAACAGCGAACACGGTGGTGGCTCCCACCGCCGCTGCTGCGACTGCCTTTACGTTGAAGCAGGAAGGATCATGGACCACCCCGTTTAGCGCCCCCGAGCAGGACGCTGCCCCGAACGGCTCGGGTGTGTTTGTCGAAGTGCGTTGGTGCTACACCAATACGGCTGCCTCAGCCAAGCCGTTCGCCTTCGATATCGAGCGTTCGGAAGACGGCACGAACTTCACCAAGATCGGCACTGTGGGCGGCGCAGCTAATGCCGCCTGCTCGACCACGGACCAAGCGGCACGTCCCTTTAACTACCGTGACACCAGCGCAGATCTGACGGTTGGCAAGACCTTCACCTACCGCGTGAAAGCCCGCGGCGCCAATACGGTCGCCAGCAATACGACTCAGACCACTCCGCTGGCGCAGTTCATGCCCACCTTTATCGCTCCAGCTGATGAGACCACAGGTGTGTCGCTCAACCCGACTTTCGTCCTAGGCCAGAACCAGACGGCGATTGGCGCTGACGGTGCGGCTTATAACCTGCGCGTGCGCGACCTCATGAACTTGAACGGCTTCAACCTGCCGGGCGCCTCAGCCAATGCACTGATTCGTGTAGAGGAAGGCACCGGAGATACTGGAAACCGCGTCCCCGTTGGTCAGTCGCTCGTCTTCCTGAGCAGTGGCCCCGTGCTGGGTGCCCCGACGGCAACAACGAGGATCCTGACCGATACAAGTGGCAGGTATGACGCCGCAAAACCCAACCAGTACCCGGTAAATACGACCGATCACACGGTGAGCATGCCATGGAACGTACTGGTTTCCAGTCCACTGCAGCCTCTGCGTCCCTACAAGTGGGAGATGTACTCGGGGATTGCGTACAAGTATGCCCCGGGGGAGAACAACAGAATCTCGGCGTATTCGGTCTACACCTGGCCTGGCGCTTTCGCGCCCATCAACCAGACCCGTCCTGTAAACATCAACTGGGATTTCATTACCGGCGAGAAATGA